In the Ignavibacteria bacterium genome, GGGCAGTGAATTCCGGCAAGAGGTGATGAAATTGAAACACCATGCCGATATGTTTGGCCCGGACAGCCGCAAGAGCCGTCATGGAGAGTGCTGAAAGATCTACCTGACGATCATCGATCATGAGATGGACACTACCGCGATCTGCAACGTCGAGAGACGCCATGATATGGAGCATTGTGCTCTTTCCCGCTCCGCTTGGTCCAACAAGGGCCACCACTTCACCTGGTTCCACAATCAGGGATGCGCCGCGAAGAACTTCAGTGTCTGTCTGACCTGTTCTGCGATACGACCTGTGCAGATCCGTTGCCGTAAGAAGTGGCATGATCAGAACTGGGATAGAACACGGATGTCGTTTTCATACAGGAGTCGAATATCATCGATCCCTGTAAGCATCAGCACTACACGCTCAACGCCAAAGCCAAAAGCAAAACCGGAGTATTCATTCGGATCGATCCCACAGGCAGAGAGAACGTTGGGATGTACCATACCAGCCCCGCAGATCTCAAGCCATCCGGAATGTTTGCAGATCCGGCATCCTTCACCTTTGCAGAGGAAGCACGACATATCGATCTCGCAGCTTGGCTCTGTGAACGGGAAATACGACGTGCGGAAACGGAACTCGGCATTCTCGTCATAGAACCGACGTGCAAAGGCCATGATCGTGCCCTTGAGATCGGCCATACTCACGCCTTTGTCGATGTACAGTCCCTCTATCTGATGGAACTCTGCAAGTGACCGTGCACTCACAGCTTCATTACGATACACACGGCCCGGCATGATACATCTGATAGGGGGCTTCATGTTTTCCATCACTCGCACCTGCACACTTGATGTATGTGTGCGTAGGAGAAGATCTGCCCGCGATGGATCATCAACGAAGAACGTATCCTGCATATCACGAGCAGGATGATCTGCGGCAAAGTTCAGTTTCCCGAAGTTGTGCGTGTCGTCTTCAACATCCGGACCTTCAGCAACCTCGAAGCCCATGGACGTAAAGATGTCTACCAATCGATCGACCGTCTGCGTGATCGGGTGCACAGCACCACGACGCTGTCCGCGAGGCGGAAGGGTCAGATCAAGATTCGCAGATGAGGCACGCTTCCCAAAGCGTTCTTGCGCGTTTGCAAAGGCTTCATCCGCAATGGCGCGCAATTCATTGAGCGCTTTCCCGACAAGGGGCTTATCCTCGCGCGGTACAGATCGCAGACCTTCAACGCAGGCCTGAATGGTGCCCTTCTTCACAAGGTGCTTCAATCGGAAACGTTCGGCAGCGTCCGCCGAATCGATCGTGGGGATCTCGTGCTCGATCTCCGTACGGAGAGCGGCTATCTGGTCGATGAGCGTCATAGATGCAAATGTAGGAAGAAGAAACGGCGGTGACGACCGAAGTCATCACCGCCGTTTGAAAAGTTCACGAAGATCGAAGGATCTTCTGCCTCGTTGGTCTTAGACGGATTTTACGATCGTAGAAAAGACCACCGGATGATGCATCGCGATGTCTGCAAGGACCTTGCGGTTGATCTGAATGTTCTTGAGCTTCAAACCGTGCATCAAACGCGAATACGTTGTACCATTGAGGCGGGCTGCCGCATTGATACGGATGATCCACAACGAGCGGAATGTACGCTTCTTGTTGCGACGGTCACGGTACGCATACTGAAGACCCTTTTCAACGTGGTGCTTCGCTACCGTCCATACCTTCGATCGTGCGCCCCAGTAGCCCTTTGCGAGCTTGAAGTATTTCTTCTTCCGCTGGTGCGCCGCTACTTTATTGACACTTCTTGGCATGTCAAACTCCTTGGTTTGTCGTCAGGAGAACGGCTGTGTCCCTGAACGACGTGAGAAAAAAACAAACGAGAAATCGCTTAGCGCAATGCCAAGCAATGCAACACGTTCGGCATATCTGCCGGGTGTACAAGTGTATCCTGACGAAGGTTACGCTTGCGCTTGCGGTTCTTGCTTGTGAGGATGTGGCTGCGATTCGCCTTCTGACGCTTGATCGCACCTGACCCGGTGACCTTGAATCGCTTCTTGGCTCCGGAATTCGTTTTCATCTTCGGCATGATATTACTCCTGAACTGATTGTTGTTCTGCTTCGGGTTGAGCTGCCTCAGATGTCGGTGCAGCCTTTGGAGCTGCTTCGTCTGTCTTCGGCTTTGGCTCCTTCTTCTTGACCGGCTTCTTGATATCTGGTGCAAGCATTACACCAAGAAACCGACCTTCCATTCGCATCGGCTGGTCCACCTTAGAAACCTCTGCCAATGCATCGATGAATCGCTGCAAGAGCACTTCGCCAAGTTCCTTGTGCAGGATCTCACGGCCCTTGAACATCACCGTTGCCTTTACCTTGTGGCCTTCTTCTAGGAACTCGCGTGCATGCCTTGTTTTGAAATCAAAGTCGTGCACATCTGTACCTGCCTTGAACCGAACTTCCTTCAACGTTGTCTGCGTCTGTTGCTTCTTCTGCTGCTTGTCTCGCTTGGTCTGTTCATAGATGAACTTCCCATAATCGATGATCTTGCAAACAGGCGGATTTGCCTGTGGTGCGATCTCTACAAGATCTGCTTCTCGCTCAAGAGCGATACGCAATGCTTCGCGACGCGGCATTACACCAAGCGGCGCACCTTGTGCATCAACAACACGCAGATCAGCGGCGCTGATCTCGTCATTGATCTTGTGTTTTCTTTGGGGTTCCTGACGCGGACCTTGCGGCGGGATATACGGACGCCTCAAACGGACCTTCGGTTACAGTGAATTGAGCTTCTTGGAAAGAACGCAAAGATAGGGGTTAAAAGGGGTTACGTCCAAACGTCCGGCAGGTTTTACCGAATATCCTTCGTAATTTTTCTGTTCTGTCCACGTCTTCTGACCCCATGATCGACCAATCCGACGTACTCGACTCTATCGAACAGGCTGAAAAACGAGCCCCAGCCATCCCAACCCAGATGCCGGTTCTCCCCCTTCGGGACATCGTTATCTACCCCTACATGATCTTCCCGGTCCTGATCGGACGGGCGTCTTCACTGAAGGCCGTGGCCGAGGCCTTGGAGCGAGACAAGTTCATTCTTGTGACGTCTCAGCGCCATGCATCCACGGAGGATGCCGGTTTTGATGACATTCACAAGGTTGGCACGGTTGCCAAGATCCTGCAGGTCATGCGGCTTCCGAACAACCTCCTCAAAGTCCTTGTTGAGGGGGCTGTGACAGCCAAGATCGTTGGCACAGCACGCACCGAGCCTTATCTCGAAGCCAAGGTGGAGACAATCGCTCCTGTCGTGAACGAGAAGGACCGCAACCTCAAG is a window encoding:
- the pheS gene encoding phenylalanine--tRNA ligase subunit alpha — encoded protein: MTLIDQIAALRTEIEHEIPTIDSADAAERFRLKHLVKKGTIQACVEGLRSVPREDKPLVGKALNELRAIADEAFANAQERFGKRASSANLDLTLPPRGQRRGAVHPITQTVDRLVDIFTSMGFEVAEGPDVEDDTHNFGKLNFAADHPARDMQDTFFVDDPSRADLLLRTHTSSVQVRVMENMKPPIRCIMPGRVYRNEAVSARSLAEFHQIEGLYIDKGVSMADLKGTIMAFARRFYDENAEFRFRTSYFPFTEPSCEIDMSCFLCKGEGCRICKHSGWLEICGAGMVHPNVLSACGIDPNEYSGFAFGFGVERVVLMLTGIDDIRLLYENDIRVLSQF
- the rplT gene encoding 50S ribosomal protein L20, which translates into the protein MPRSVNKVAAHQRKKKYFKLAKGYWGARSKVWTVAKHHVEKGLQYAYRDRRNKKRTFRSLWIIRINAAARLNGTTYSRLMHGLKLKNIQINRKVLADIAMHHPVVFSTIVKSV
- a CDS encoding translation initiation factor IF-3, which translates into the protein MPPQGPRQEPQRKHKINDEISAADLRVVDAQGAPLGVMPRREALRIALEREADLVEIAPQANPPVCKIIDYGKFIYEQTKRDKQQKKQQTQTTLKEVRFKAGTDVHDFDFKTRHAREFLEEGHKVKATVMFKGREILHKELGEVLLQRFIDALAEVSKVDQPMRMEGRFLGVMLAPDIKKPVKKKEPKPKTDEAAPKAAPTSEAAQPEAEQQSVQE
- the rpmI gene encoding 50S ribosomal protein L35, whose protein sequence is MPKMKTNSGAKKRFKVTGSGAIKRQKANRSHILTSKNRKRKRNLRQDTLVHPADMPNVLHCLALR